In Pyrus communis chromosome 8, drPyrComm1.1, whole genome shotgun sequence, one genomic interval encodes:
- the LOC137742408 gene encoding actin-depolymerizing factor 1-like encodes MANAASGFAVDDDCKLKFLELKAKRTYRFIVFKIDEKKNEVIVEKLGEPAESYEDFTANLPDNECRYAVYDFDFVTAENCQKSRIFFIGWSPDTARVRNKMIYASSKDRFKRELDGIQVELQATDPTEIGLDVIKSRAN; translated from the exons ATG GCTAACGCAGCGTCCGGTTTTGCTGTGGATGATGACTGCAAGCTGAAGTTTCTGGAATTGAAGGCAAAGAGAACATATCGCTTCATAGTGTTCAAGATTGAcgagaagaaaaatgaggtgATTGTGGAGAAACTCGGTGAGCCAGCTGAAAGCTACGAAGACTTTACTGCAAACCTTCCTGATAATGAATGCAGATATGCTGTCTATGATTTTGACTTTGTGACTGCAGAGAATTGTCAGAAAAGCAGGATTTTCTTCATCGGATG GTCTCCCGACACAGCAAGggtgagaaacaagatgatttATGCAAGCTCCAAGGACAGGTTCAAGAGAGAATTGGATGGCATACAAGTTGAGCTGCAGGCTACTGATCCGACTGAGATAGGCCTCGATGTTATCAAAAGTCGTGCAAACTAA